A part of Candidatus Dependentiae bacterium genomic DNA contains:
- the dnaB gene encoding replicative DNA helicase, with protein sequence MSGYNANFKNKNKGSTQTTSFLNKNLPINLDAEKAVLAAILLNGNNLTLVSDILKPLDFYDRSHQIIYETMLEVGQGDHQLDLLVLQDSLEKKQQLQSAGGLVYLIELQENIPAIGMIIQHAKIVKDKSILRDLINSASEIISTCYDQDIKEIDAVLDSSEKKIFQISNKLVPPTFLKMDELLKRTFKNLAQMKSSREGVTGVPSGFTEFDRMTCGMQKGDLLILAARPSMGKTALAMDMAINAWKAGFAVGVFSLEMSSEQLVLRLLASQSRISNTKIRNASVTSDEWMQLTNSAAQLAEAKIFIDDSPGLNIMELRAKARKLKAKSKIDFIVIDYLQLINGSGNYENRTQEISTISRSLKALAKELDIPVLALSQLSRSLESRMDKRPLLSDLRESGAIEQDGDVIFFVYRDVVYNSETENPDHAEIIIGKQRNGPIGAFNVKFQGEFTHFSDLNNDEY encoded by the coding sequence ATAAGGGTTCTACCCAGACAACTAGTTTTTTAAATAAAAATTTACCTATAAATTTGGATGCCGAAAAAGCTGTTCTGGCTGCTATTTTATTAAATGGAAATAATCTTACGCTTGTTAGCGATATTTTAAAACCTTTAGATTTTTATGATAGATCCCATCAAATAATATATGAAACAATGCTCGAAGTTGGACAGGGGGATCATCAGTTGGATCTTTTAGTGTTACAAGATTCTCTTGAAAAGAAACAGCAGCTTCAGTCTGCAGGCGGACTTGTTTATTTGATTGAATTACAAGAAAACATACCGGCAATCGGTATGATTATTCAACATGCAAAAATCGTTAAAGATAAATCTATTTTGCGAGATTTAATAAATTCTGCCTCAGAAATAATTTCAACTTGTTACGACCAAGATATTAAAGAGATTGATGCGGTTTTAGACAGTTCTGAAAAAAAAATTTTTCAAATTTCCAATAAATTGGTTCCCCCAACGTTTCTAAAAATGGATGAACTTTTAAAACGAACATTTAAAAATTTGGCCCAGATGAAATCTTCTCGAGAGGGTGTGACAGGCGTTCCTTCAGGATTTACAGAGTTTGATCGTATGACGTGTGGGATGCAAAAGGGTGATTTGCTAATTTTAGCAGCCAGACCGTCAATGGGTAAAACGGCTCTTGCTATGGATATGGCTATAAATGCTTGGAAGGCAGGATTTGCGGTAGGCGTTTTTTCGCTTGAAATGTCTTCTGAACAATTGGTATTGAGACTTTTGGCGTCACAATCAAGAATTTCAAATACAAAAATTAGAAATGCATCCGTTACATCGGATGAGTGGATGCAGCTTACAAATAGTGCAGCTCAATTGGCTGAGGCAAAAATTTTTATAGATGACAGCCCCGGACTTAATATTATGGAGCTTAGAGCTAAAGCCAGAAAGCTAAAGGCAAAATCTAAAATAGATTTTATAGTAATAGATTACTTGCAACTTATAAACGGTTCCGGAAATTATGAAAATAGAACTCAAGAGATTTCTACAATATCTCGTTCTTTAAAAGCTTTAGCCAAAGAATTGGATATTCCGGTATTGGCACTTTCACAATTATCTCGTTCGCTTGAAAGTAGAATGGATAAACGCCCATTGCTTTCAGACTTAAGAGAATCGGGTGCTATAGAACAAGATGGTGATGTCATATTTTTTGTTTATAGAGATGTTGTTTATAATTCGGAAACGGAAAATCCCGACCATGCTGAAATAATTATTGGCAAACAAAGAAACGGCCCTATTGGGGCTTTTAATGTTAAATTTCAAGGTGAATTTACACACTTTTCTGAT